The Eubacteriaceae bacterium Marseille-Q4139 genome has a window encoding:
- a CDS encoding TRAP transporter substrate-binding protein encodes MNRKNKFRAAACMAALALASGALTGCQSAGDDRRIIRIGHNQSTNHPTHIALAAFEEFIEERLGDKYNVEVFPSELLGSQNEMVQLTQTGAIDFCVASNSLLETFSENYTLFNLPYLFASSEAYHASMDDGEVTGPIFESTKQAGFEAVTWLDAGTRNFYTVDKPIETVADLRGLKIRVQQSPTNVQMMNLLGGSATPMGFGEVYTALQSKIIDGAENNEMALTDNGHGDVCKYYSYDMHQMIPDILIGNNAFLEGLSEEERAIFEEGFALVNSVQREEWVTAVENAKERAANEQGVNFLYPDTKPFQEACAPMHESMLAQYPELAPIYEKIQAYNEMYPAAES; translated from the coding sequence ATGAACAGGAAAAACAAATTTCGCGCGGCCGCATGCATGGCGGCCCTTGCCCTTGCGTCGGGGGCCCTGACCGGCTGCCAGAGTGCCGGGGACGACAGGCGGATTATCCGTATCGGCCACAACCAGTCCACCAACCACCCGACCCACATTGCGCTGGCGGCTTTCGAGGAATTCATCGAGGAGCGGCTCGGCGATAAATACAACGTGGAGGTATTCCCGAGCGAGCTTTTAGGCTCCCAGAACGAAATGGTGCAGCTGACCCAGACAGGCGCCATCGACTTCTGCGTCGCCTCCAACTCCCTTTTGGAGACCTTCAGTGAAAACTATACCTTATTTAACCTTCCCTACCTTTTCGCGTCCTCGGAGGCCTACCACGCCTCCATGGACGACGGGGAGGTCACAGGGCCGATCTTTGAATCCACAAAGCAGGCCGGCTTTGAGGCCGTGACATGGCTGGATGCCGGAACGAGAAACTTCTACACGGTGGATAAGCCCATCGAGACCGTTGCCGACCTGCGGGGATTAAAAATCCGTGTCCAGCAGTCGCCGACTAACGTGCAGATGATGAACCTTTTAGGCGGTTCCGCAACGCCCATGGGCTTCGGCGAGGTTTATACGGCGCTCCAGTCGAAAATCATCGACGGCGCCGAGAACAACGAAATGGCGCTGACAGACAACGGCCACGGCGATGTCTGCAAATACTATTCCTACGACATGCATCAGATGATCCCGGATATCCTCATCGGCAACAACGCCTTTTTAGAGGGACTTTCCGAGGAAGAGCGGGCCATCTTTGAAGAAGGCTTCGCGCTTGTCAATTCGGTGCAGAGAGAAGAGTGGGTGACAGCCGTGGAGAACGCAAAAGAGCGGGCAGCGAACGAGCAGGGCGTAAACTTCTTATATCCCGATACGAAGCCGTTCCAGGAGGCCTGCGCCCCGATGCACGAGTCCATGCTGGCCCAGTATCCGGAGCTGGCGCCGATCTACGAAAAAATCCAGGCATACAACGAGATGTATCCTGCTGCGGAATCTTAA
- a CDS encoding TRAP transporter small permease codes for MKALRDLLNRILNVLAGVSFIAMVILTCWQVFTRYVLQNPSSWSEELVSYLFAWASLFGASLITGERGHMNIPILVERMGPGARKALSIFGELVAFAFSAVILVYGGIQITNLAMGQMTSSLGVAVGVFYVVLPVCGVLNMIYTVLNIADISKGDFGAKEAEV; via the coding sequence ATGAAAGCATTGAGAGATCTTTTAAACAGGATTTTAAACGTGCTGGCAGGCGTCAGCTTTATCGCCATGGTAATCCTGACCTGCTGGCAGGTCTTTACAAGATATGTCCTTCAGAACCCGTCCTCCTGGTCGGAGGAACTGGTATCCTATCTGTTTGCATGGGCCAGCCTCTTTGGGGCGTCCTTAATCACCGGTGAGAGAGGGCACATGAACATCCCGATTCTGGTGGAGCGCATGGGCCCGGGAGCCAGAAAGGCTCTTTCTATCTTCGGCGAGCTGGTAGCCTTTGCCTTTTCTGCCGTAATCCTCGTTTACGGCGGGATCCAGATCACGAACCTTGCCATGGGCCAGATGACGTCCTCCCTGGGCGTGGCCGTCGGCGTGTTCTATGTGGTGCTTCCGGTCTGCGGCGTCCTGAACATGATTTACACCGTACTAAATATCGCCGATATCAGCAAAGGCGATTTCGGAGCAAAGGAGGCGGAGGTATAA
- a CDS encoding TRAP transporter large permease has product MAIQSLLIIVVILAVLLIVGVPISYAIGISSLICILQTVALDVSVVTGAQRIFVGMSKFSLTAIPFFILAGNLMNQGGIAKRLVDFVMAILGKMPGALLVTNVGANALFGAISGSASAAAAAVGSMVEKGEEEQGYDKALCAATNGASAPSGLLIPPSNALITYSLAAGGTSVAALFMAGYVPGIIWAVCCMAAAILISKKKGYKGLPGKFDWKNLGVCTLRAIPALSLIVVVIGGIIGGAFTATEGSAIAVVYALILGICYRNITLKSFWNIVVDSAKMSGMVVFLIGVSNILGWVMSFTQIPQAISEALLGLTQNPVIILLIMNVILLIAGTFMDVTPAILIFTPLFLPVVKTFGMDPVQFGLILVYNLCIGNITPPVGNTLFVAIKVGRTSLSKVMPYMLTYYAAILIGLLLVTYVPVVSLGLPRLAGLL; this is encoded by the coding sequence ATGGCAATCCAGTCTTTACTCATTATTGTTGTGATCCTGGCGGTTCTTCTGATTGTCGGGGTGCCGATTTCCTATGCTATCGGCATTTCCTCCCTGATCTGCATTCTCCAGACCGTCGCCCTTGATGTGTCCGTGGTAACAGGCGCACAGCGCATCTTCGTGGGCATGAGCAAATTCAGCCTGACGGCGATCCCGTTCTTCATCCTGGCAGGGAATCTGATGAACCAGGGCGGCATCGCCAAGCGCCTCGTGGACTTCGTCATGGCGATTCTCGGAAAAATGCCGGGTGCCCTTCTTGTGACGAATGTCGGCGCAAACGCCCTTTTCGGTGCCATCTCCGGCTCCGCCTCGGCAGCAGCAGCGGCCGTCGGAAGCATGGTGGAAAAGGGCGAGGAGGAACAGGGATATGACAAGGCCCTCTGTGCCGCAACCAACGGCGCGTCGGCTCCGTCCGGCCTCCTGATCCCGCCGTCAAACGCACTGATTACTTACTCCCTGGCGGCAGGCGGAACCTCTGTCGCAGCCCTTTTCATGGCAGGCTATGTGCCGGGAATAATCTGGGCCGTCTGCTGTATGGCGGCCGCCATCCTGATTTCAAAGAAAAAGGGATATAAAGGACTTCCGGGGAAATTCGACTGGAAGAACCTGGGCGTCTGCACGCTCCGCGCCATCCCGGCCCTTTCCCTGATCGTCGTCGTCATCGGCGGCATCATCGGCGGCGCCTTCACAGCCACCGAAGGCTCGGCCATCGCCGTAGTCTACGCGCTGATCTTAGGCATCTGCTACCGGAACATTACCTTAAAGTCCTTCTGGAACATCGTGGTGGACAGCGCCAAGATGAGCGGCATGGTCGTATTTTTAATCGGCGTGTCCAATATCCTCGGCTGGGTCATGTCCTTTACCCAGATCCCGCAGGCCATCTCCGAGGCCCTTCTGGGACTGACGCAGAATCCGGTCATCATTCTCTTGATCATGAACGTGATCCTTCTGATTGCCGGAACCTTCATGGACGTGACGCCTGCCATCCTGATCTTTACGCCGTTATTCCTTCCGGTCGTCAAGACCTTCGGTATGGATCCGGTGCAGTTCGGCCTGATCCTGGTTTACAACCTCTGCATCGGCAACATCACGCCGCCGGTGGGAAATACGCTGTTTGTGGCGATTAAGGTGGGCCGCACCAGCTTATCCAAAGTCATGCCGTACATGCTGACGTATTATGCGGCAATTTTAATCGGGCTTCTTCTCGTGACATATGTGCCGGTCGTGAGCCTTGGACTGCCGCGGTTAGCTGGGCTTTTATAG